One region of Exiguobacterium acetylicum genomic DNA includes:
- a CDS encoding NUDIX hydrolase encodes MDYIRFLRSKVGQEKVMLNFAGGIVFDKEGRILLQKRREQQAWGFPGGALELGESLVEAVKREILEETGFHVRIERLSGVYSKYEEMYPNGDVAQPIVHFFVCRINEGQLTIDADESLDVAFFERYQMPKLYSELHQTAWNDFLTEPGPVFR; translated from the coding sequence ATGGACTACATACGTTTTCTTCGCAGTAAGGTTGGTCAGGAAAAAGTGATGTTGAACTTTGCCGGTGGGATTGTCTTTGACAAGGAGGGGCGCATTCTTCTTCAAAAACGGCGGGAGCAACAAGCATGGGGCTTTCCCGGCGGGGCACTGGAACTAGGAGAGTCGCTCGTTGAAGCCGTAAAGCGTGAGATTTTGGAAGAGACCGGTTTTCATGTCAGGATCGAACGTTTGAGTGGTGTCTATTCGAAATACGAAGAGATGTATCCAAACGGGGATGTCGCCCAACCGATCGTCCATTTTTTCGTTTGCCGAATCAATGAGGGACAATTGACGATTGATGCCGATGAATCACTCGATGTTGCTTTTTTTGAAAGATACCAAATGCCAAAACTCTATAGTGAACTGCATCAAACCGCCTGGAACGATTTTTTGACGGAACCGGGTCCAGTCTTTCGATAA